CGTGTTGGATGTGTCGCCATCGGTTTTGCTGTGGGGTTGCTTGAAGACTTCGTGCTTCACGTTACTTAAGTTTTAGCAAGCAGTAAAAATCATTCGGTGTTGCTGGTTGTCTGCAAGTCGTGATGGTGTTTTTGTTTTGAAATCTTTCGTATTGGTGCGGTCATGTCAGTTGTGCGCTGTACCAGGATCTTGATTGAGTGACTTCTTGGACTCAGGGTGGGCGTACTGCTTGTAATCCGCGACAATGGAAAGCCGTTCTCGTGTTCGTGCCGCATGTCTCTATTGCAGTTTCAGCTTCAGGCGACCGATGGTGCTGCCCGTCGTGGTCAATTGAGTTTCCCATGCGGTACCGTGCAAACTCCCGCGTTCATGCCGGTTGGAACGTATGGTGCTGTGAAGGGGGTGTTACCGAGGCAGCTTTGTGATTTGGGTGCGGAAATCATCCTTGGTAACACTTTCCACTTGTTCTTGCGTCCAGGTCTTGAGGTGATTGCCGATCATGGTGGTCTGCGCGGTTTCATGCGCTGGGATGGGCCGATTTTGACGGATTCTGGTGGTTTTCAGGTGTTTTCGTTGGCGCACCGGCGCAAGATCACTGAGCAAGGCGTGACCTTTGCTGCACCGACTGATGGTGCTCAGGTGTTTCTTGGACCTGAGGAAAGCATGAGAATCCAGAAGGTGCTGAACTCGGATGTCGTGATGATTTTCGACGAATGTACGCCTTACCCGGCCACTGAAGATGTGGCACGTTGTTCGATGGAGTTGAGCCTGCGGTGGGCACAGCGCTCACGCGATGCCCATGATGCGTTGGGCAATGACGCGGCTCTGTTTGGTATCGTTCAAGGTGGTGTGCATCCTGACCTGCGTGGCCGCTCCCTGGACGGTTTGCAGGCGATCGGTTTCGATGGCTACGCGATTGGTGGTTTGGCTGTTGGTGAACCGGAATGCGAGCGCAATGCGATCCTTGAGTATCTGCACCCGCGTCTGCCGGCGCATCGGCCACGTTATTTAATGGGTGTGGGTCGGCCGGAGGATCTGGTCGAGAGTGTGGCGCGTGGTGTGGATATGTTCGATTGTGTGATGCCAACCCGCCATGCGCGTAATGGGCATTACTTTACTGGGTTCGGTACGGTAAGGATCCGTAATGCTTGCTATGCGAGGGATTTGGACCCAATTGAATCGGGTTGTGGTTGTCCGACTTGTGTTGGTGGCTATACTCGCGCTTACTTGCGCCATTTGGACCGCTGTAACGAGATGCTGGCGTCGATGCTTGGTACCTTGCATAACCTTTGGTACTACGAAAAATTGATGGCCGATATGCGTGCGGCGATCGCAGCGGGAGCTTTCCTGGCATTCCGGCGTTCTTTCTATGCGGCGCGTGGTCTCGAGCCGCCGCCGCTGTCTGACCGTTGTTAGCTAAATTAGATGCCAGTTCTCATGGCATAATCGCAAGCTTATTGCCGCTGCGGCGGATCCAGAAAGTTGGGCATGTTTCCGTGTCCCGTCTACCAAATTTATGACCAGAGATGAAAATAACGATGAACTTGCTTGATTTCTTCATTCCTGTTGCTCAGGCTCAGAGTGCGGCGCCGGCCGGTGCTTCACCCGGCGGGGGAATACAGATGTTTCTCTTGCCGGTCATTCTGATTGCGGTCATGTACTTTTCTATGATCCGTCCGCAGATGAAACGTCAGAAGGAGTACAAGTCCATGATGGAGCATCTCGGACGCGGCGATGAGGTGATCACTTCTGGGGGCATTGCTGGTACGGTGTCTGAGATTGGCGAGGATTTTGTGACTGTAGAGATCGCCGAGAACGTGCGTGTGCGTGTGCAAAAGAGTGCCATTGCTAAAGTGTTGCCCAAAGGCTCGTTGCAGTCGGCAAAATGATTTCCATCTCCTTACTGATTTTCCTAGGGCGCGGTGCTGCAGCTGGCGTCGCGCGAGACTT
This region of Xylella taiwanensis genomic DNA includes:
- the yajC gene encoding preprotein translocase subunit YajC — protein: MNLLDFFIPVAQAQSAAPAGASPGGGIQMFLLPVILIAVMYFSMIRPQMKRQKEYKSMMEHLGRGDEVITSGGIAGTVSEIGEDFVTVEIAENVRVRVQKSAIAKVLPKGSLQSAK
- the tgt gene encoding tRNA guanosine(34) transglycosylase Tgt, with product MSLLQFQLQATDGAARRGQLSFPCGTVQTPAFMPVGTYGAVKGVLPRQLCDLGAEIILGNTFHLFLRPGLEVIADHGGLRGFMRWDGPILTDSGGFQVFSLAHRRKITEQGVTFAAPTDGAQVFLGPEESMRIQKVLNSDVVMIFDECTPYPATEDVARCSMELSLRWAQRSRDAHDALGNDAALFGIVQGGVHPDLRGRSLDGLQAIGFDGYAIGGLAVGEPECERNAILEYLHPRLPAHRPRYLMGVGRPEDLVESVARGVDMFDCVMPTRHARNGHYFTGFGTVRIRNACYARDLDPIESGCGCPTCVGGYTRAYLRHLDRCNEMLASMLGTLHNLWYYEKLMADMRAAIAAGAFLAFRRSFYAARGLEPPPLSDRC